From a region of the Candidatus Methylacidiphilales bacterium genome:
- the xseA gene encoding exodeoxyribonuclease VII large subunit, whose protein sequence is MNFTEPYCSVSELTQEIKKVLEYQVAPRWIRGEIGNMSEPSSGHWYFNLKDANSMIRCCMFKFSQSGAAVKPREGMEVILFGTISVYVARGETQIIVSKLVEFGVGALAITFELLKKKLEAEGLFAQERKKELPTAIDTIALITSPTGAAQHDVVVTLEKRWPLMEVNFYHTTVQGQGSVEAVCHALQQAYLDTSNQVILLVRGGGSLEDLWTFNEEKIIRLIAKSPVPIISGIGHENDFTLTDFVADVRASTPTAAAVLVTLDQFEVRETISHYSDNIKHTMYTLLEQHAMELDYKQRTLAHHHPHMLVEHLENSIQNKQDKLQYYWKSVFDKKSYQLSELINSLRLNNPMALLQRGYAIVQDQSGRLITDSAALTEGQVVKTKVATGEFSSKVTSIDSVK, encoded by the coding sequence ATGAATTTCACAGAACCATATTGTAGCGTTAGCGAACTCACTCAAGAAATTAAAAAGGTACTTGAATATCAGGTAGCCCCCCGATGGATACGAGGTGAAATTGGCAATATGAGTGAGCCGTCATCTGGGCATTGGTATTTTAATTTAAAAGATGCAAACTCAATGATTAGATGCTGTATGTTTAAATTTTCTCAATCGGGAGCAGCAGTAAAACCAAGAGAAGGTATGGAAGTTATTTTATTTGGTACGATTTCAGTATATGTAGCACGGGGTGAGACTCAAATAATTGTTTCAAAATTAGTGGAATTTGGGGTTGGCGCTTTGGCAATTACTTTTGAATTGTTGAAAAAGAAATTAGAGGCCGAAGGGCTTTTTGCCCAAGAAAGAAAAAAAGAGTTGCCGACAGCTATTGATACAATCGCACTGATCACCTCCCCAACTGGAGCCGCGCAACATGATGTGGTTGTGACTCTTGAAAAAAGGTGGCCTCTCATGGAAGTTAATTTTTATCACACTACCGTGCAAGGGCAAGGTAGTGTTGAGGCAGTATGCCACGCACTGCAACAAGCATACCTAGATACTAGCAATCAAGTAATTTTACTCGTTCGTGGCGGAGGATCTCTCGAAGACCTTTGGACTTTTAATGAAGAAAAAATAATCAGATTGATAGCTAAGTCTCCTGTGCCAATTATTAGTGGGATTGGTCATGAGAATGACTTTACCTTAACTGATTTTGTCGCTGATGTTCGCGCATCAACTCCTACCGCAGCAGCAGTGTTAGTAACGTTAGATCAATTTGAAGTACGAGAAACAATCTCGCACTATTCTGACAATATAAAACACACTATGTACACATTGCTAGAGCAACACGCTATGGAACTAGATTATAAACAACGCACCCTTGCACATCACCACCCACACATGTTGGTAGAACATTTAGAAAACTCAATTCAAAATAAACAAGACAAATTACAATACTACTGGAAAAGTGTTTTTGACAAAAAATCCTATCAACTCTCTGAGCTAATCAATTCGCTTAGATTGAATAATCCCATGGCACTTTTACAGCGAGGGTACGCTATAGTACAGGATCAAAGTGGCAGATTAATTACTGACAGCGCTGCATTAACTGAGGGGCAAGTTGTTAAAACAAAAGTCGCTACCGGCGAGTTTAGTTCAAAAGTTACTTCTATTGATAGTGTAAAATAG
- the dksA gene encoding RNA polymerase-binding protein DksA yields MIKKLKKKSNKIKIKRTLSKRPSKKITSRKIVKVIAKTAKKKTARSEKSLTPKQKLINLVRVRNTKLKSKLKSEHIVIARAVDNTNSTTPQNILEYEKAKLSKLKKQSNYLQKKDVEFFKQYFANKKDLLLNEMNLTKDHLQSDSINFPDQTDRATQEEEFSIELRTRDRERNLLKKIEHSTRLLEKNQFGFCESCGDKIGRERLLSRPEATLCIQCKSAKEREERQTRHSHG; encoded by the coding sequence ATGATTAAGAAGTTAAAAAAGAAATCTAACAAAATAAAAATTAAACGAACACTATCCAAACGGCCTAGCAAAAAAATTACTTCTCGTAAAATTGTTAAGGTAATCGCTAAGACTGCTAAAAAAAAGACTGCGCGCTCTGAAAAATCGCTAACTCCCAAACAAAAATTAATTAACCTGGTACGAGTTCGTAATACTAAGCTAAAAAGCAAGCTCAAGTCAGAACATATTGTAATTGCAAGGGCAGTTGATAACACTAATTCTACCACCCCGCAAAATATATTAGAGTACGAAAAAGCAAAATTAAGTAAATTAAAAAAACAGAGTAATTATCTACAAAAAAAAGATGTTGAATTTTTCAAGCAATATTTTGCCAATAAAAAAGATCTTTTACTTAACGAGATGAATCTAACCAAAGATCACCTTCAATCTGATTCAATTAATTTTCCTGACCAAACCGATCGAGCCACACAAGAAGAAGAGTTTTCTATTGAACTTCGCACAAGAGATCGTGAAAGAAATTTATTAAAAAAGATTGAACACTCAACAAGACTACTAGAAAAAAATCAATTTGGTTTTTGTGAAAGTTGCGGTGATAAAATTGGTCGAGAACGATTGCTTTCCAGACCAGAAGCAACCCTTTGCATACAATGTAAATCTGCTAAAGAGCGAGAAGAGAGGCAAACTCGCCATAGTCATGGGTAG
- a CDS encoding recombinase family protein, protein MEKGEASGILAWHPDRLARNSVDGGKIIYLVDTGVIVEMKFPNFWFDPTPQGKFMLSIAFSQSKYYVDNLSENIKHGHRNKVKEGI, encoded by the coding sequence ATGGAAAAAGGCGAAGCGTCTGGTATTTTGGCGTGGCATCCCGATAGACTTGCGAGAAACTCGGTAGATGGAGGAAAAATCATCTACCTCGTTGATACTGGCGTGATCGTAGAAATGAAATTTCCAAATTTTTGGTTTGATCCGACACCGCAAGGAAAATTCATGCTCTCAATCGCTTTTTCGCAATCCAAGTATTATGTGGACAATTTGAGTGAAAATATCAAGCACGGACATAGAAACAAAGTGAAGGAAGGAATATAG
- a CDS encoding DUF1820 family protein translates to MQTKIYRIKFKTEDSVYELFAHNFYQADLFGFVVIEGITFTEFQSDIIANPSEEKLREEFKFTEKLFLPLHSILRVEQVSNNGLARIVPMDSKKLQSGPVVYSQPPNNVK, encoded by the coding sequence ATGCAAACTAAAATCTATAGAATTAAATTTAAAACTGAAGACTCAGTCTATGAACTATTTGCGCATAACTTTTACCAAGCAGACCTATTTGGTTTTGTCGTCATAGAAGGTATAACCTTTACAGAATTTCAATCTGACATCATAGCAAATCCTTCAGAAGAGAAGCTTCGCGAAGAGTTTAAATTTACAGAAAAGTTATTCCTTCCACTCCACTCCATTTTAAGAGTGGAACAAGTTTCTAACAATGGACTTGCAAGAATAGTACCTATGGACAGTAAAAAACTTCAATCAGGTCCAGTGGTGTATTCACAACCACCCAACAATGTAAAATAA
- the guaA gene encoding glutamine-hydrolyzing GMP synthase, whose product MESGSEKFTIVILDFGSQYTQLIARRIRQANVFSIILPCDITKEVLMSHKPSGVILSGGPDSVSAEDDFILPEYLLHASIPLLGICYGMQLIAQALGGKVASHTGSEFGRSEILINNQSLLLNGIEDSFDEKGQSKLITWMSHSDSVLTAPPSFTINSTNSQGAILAMSDDVRKIYGLQFHPEVSHTLQGQRIINRFVHRICHCESTWTPQSIIAQQIEQIKSTCENKHVLLALSGGVDSLVCAILVHRAIGENLHCVHVDNGLMRSEESAYVKQIFEKLTGITLTVIDAKKIFLKTIKRETNPEKKRKKIGAAFISVFEQYAKKQAPIAFLAQGTIYPDLIESAVLSKKSKVIKSHHNVGGLPKKMNLKILEPLSHLFKDEVRAIGKELGIPDEMTNRHPFPGPGLAVRILGEVTEERLAILRIADSIFLKELYQHNLYNQCSQAFCVFIPQKTVGVKGDGRVYEYIIAIRAVNTTDFMTATHTELPHSFLSLVARRIVNELPSISRVVYDITSKPPATIEWE is encoded by the coding sequence ATGGAGAGCGGTTCAGAGAAATTCACTATTGTGATTCTTGATTTTGGATCACAATACACCCAGTTGATCGCACGGAGAATTCGTCAAGCGAATGTTTTTTCAATTATTCTTCCCTGTGACATTACCAAAGAGGTTTTAATGAGCCACAAACCTTCTGGGGTGATTTTATCAGGTGGCCCTGATTCAGTTTCAGCTGAGGACGATTTTATTCTACCTGAGTACTTACTACATGCATCAATACCTTTACTTGGAATTTGTTATGGTATGCAACTCATCGCACAAGCACTTGGTGGAAAAGTCGCAAGCCATACCGGTAGTGAGTTTGGTAGATCAGAAATCCTCATCAATAATCAAAGTCTATTACTTAATGGTATTGAAGATTCTTTTGACGAGAAGGGTCAATCAAAGCTCATCACCTGGATGAGCCATAGTGACTCAGTTCTCACAGCACCACCATCATTCACGATTAATTCCACAAACAGCCAAGGCGCTATACTTGCAATGTCAGACGATGTAAGGAAAATATATGGCCTTCAATTTCACCCTGAAGTTTCCCATACTCTACAAGGACAAAGAATTATAAATAGATTCGTGCATAGAATCTGCCATTGTGAATCAACCTGGACACCACAATCTATCATTGCCCAACAAATTGAACAGATAAAAAGTACCTGTGAAAATAAACATGTGCTCCTTGCTCTTTCGGGGGGAGTAGATTCTCTCGTCTGCGCAATACTGGTGCATCGCGCCATTGGAGAAAATCTTCATTGTGTGCATGTTGATAATGGCTTAATGCGTTCAGAAGAAAGCGCTTATGTCAAACAAATTTTTGAAAAACTGACTGGGATTACCTTAACGGTAATCGATGCTAAAAAGATTTTTCTTAAAACCATTAAACGAGAAACCAATCCTGAGAAAAAAAGAAAAAAAATAGGTGCGGCATTCATCAGTGTATTTGAACAATATGCTAAAAAACAGGCGCCCATTGCATTCTTAGCGCAAGGAACAATTTACCCCGACCTCATTGAATCAGCAGTCCTTTCAAAAAAATCAAAGGTCATCAAATCTCACCATAATGTTGGGGGGCTACCTAAAAAAATGAATCTTAAAATTCTAGAACCTCTCTCACATTTATTCAAAGACGAGGTAAGAGCAATTGGCAAAGAGTTAGGTATCCCGGACGAAATGACTAACCGACATCCATTCCCAGGACCTGGCCTTGCGGTAAGAATTCTAGGTGAAGTTACTGAAGAGAGGTTAGCCATACTCAGAATTGCAGACAGTATCTTTTTAAAAGAACTATATCAGCACAATCTATACAACCAATGTAGCCAAGCGTTCTGTGTCTTTATACCTCAAAAAACTGTCGGAGTAAAAGGTGATGGCAGAGTGTATGAGTACATCATCGCAATCAGAGCAGTAAACACAACAGACTTCATGACCGCAACCCACACAGAATTACCTCACTCCTTCCTATCACTAGTAGCCAGAAGAATCGTCAATGAACTTCCCAGTATTTCAAGAGTAGTCTATGATATAACGAGCAAACCACCAGCGACGATTGAGTGGGAGTAG
- the guaB gene encoding IMP dehydrogenase, whose protein sequence is MIKKIISNKGLTFDDVLLIPDYSDVLPKDVDVSTILTKKLTLKIPIIAAAMDTVTEHRMAIAMAQEGGLGIIHKNITPDLQAKEIHYVKRYQSGVVHKPITATTNHTITEIMELTQRHKVSSMPIIDEKTNTVAGLVTNRDLRFETASSKSVTTIMTPRERLVTLPAYTSKKEVENLLRTHRIERVLIVSPQGELLGMITKSDLSKSDNFPIATLDSKGRLRVGAAIGPHDFERAEKVLAAGADIIALDTAHGHSKSVLEATKWIKKKFPNTDLIVGNIATAKAAKALASLGVNCVKVGIGPGSICTTRIVAGVGVPQITAIQDVANALKRSSVTIIADGGIRYSGDIVKALATGAHAVMLGNLIAGTEEAPGEAEIYQGKYYKNYRGMGSLGAMTQGSADRYFQERGLDKLVPEGIEGRIPYKGEVKEVLYQLIGGLRSGMGYCGSATLPDLQKKSTLITITTAGITESHVHDVVITKDSPNYNR, encoded by the coding sequence ATGATAAAGAAAATCATATCAAATAAAGGATTGACTTTTGATGATGTCCTACTGATACCAGATTATTCGGATGTTCTCCCTAAAGATGTCGATGTGTCAACTATCCTCACAAAAAAACTTACCCTAAAAATACCCATAATAGCTGCGGCAATGGACACGGTAACTGAACATCGTATGGCTATAGCTATGGCCCAGGAAGGGGGACTAGGAATTATTCATAAAAATATAACCCCTGATTTACAGGCAAAAGAAATCCACTATGTCAAACGCTACCAAAGTGGGGTGGTGCATAAACCAATTACTGCAACCACCAATCACACCATTACAGAAATTATGGAACTTACCCAGCGTCACAAAGTATCGTCAATGCCAATCATTGACGAAAAAACTAACACCGTGGCTGGATTAGTAACCAATCGAGATTTGCGATTTGAAACCGCTTCCTCAAAGTCGGTTACTACTATCATGACTCCACGAGAACGACTGGTAACCCTTCCGGCTTACACTTCCAAAAAGGAAGTAGAAAATCTATTGCGCACTCATAGAATAGAGCGAGTTTTGATAGTTTCTCCACAAGGAGAATTACTTGGTATGATTACAAAATCAGATCTTTCAAAAAGTGATAATTTTCCCATTGCAACGTTAGATTCAAAAGGTAGACTAAGAGTCGGCGCCGCGATTGGGCCTCATGATTTTGAAAGAGCTGAAAAAGTACTTGCAGCAGGGGCTGACATTATTGCTTTAGATACTGCGCATGGACATAGTAAATCGGTTTTAGAAGCGACCAAATGGATAAAAAAGAAATTCCCAAATACTGATTTAATAGTTGGTAATATTGCTACTGCAAAAGCCGCAAAGGCACTAGCAAGTCTTGGTGTGAATTGTGTTAAAGTTGGGATTGGTCCTGGTTCTATTTGTACTACCAGAATCGTTGCTGGTGTTGGTGTGCCTCAGATAACTGCTATCCAGGATGTTGCTAATGCGCTTAAGCGATCTTCAGTTACAATCATAGCAGATGGCGGGATTCGCTATTCTGGAGATATTGTAAAGGCACTTGCAACCGGAGCTCATGCGGTGATGTTGGGCAACCTTATTGCTGGCACTGAGGAGGCACCTGGGGAAGCAGAGATTTATCAAGGAAAATATTATAAGAATTATCGAGGTATGGGTTCACTTGGCGCTATGACGCAAGGATCAGCGGATAGATATTTTCAAGAACGAGGATTGGATAAACTAGTTCCTGAAGGAATAGAAGGTAGGATTCCTTACAAAGGTGAAGTGAAAGAAGTGCTCTACCAATTAATTGGAGGGCTTCGTTCTGGAATGGGCTACTGCGGATCAGCCACACTCCCGGATCTTCAAAAAAAATCTACCCTCATTACCATCACCACAGCGGGCATAACAGAAAGCCATGTCCATGATGTTGTCATAACCAAAGATTCCCCCAATTACAATCGATAA